From Rutidosis leptorrhynchoides isolate AG116_Rl617_1_P2 chromosome 3, CSIRO_AGI_Rlap_v1, whole genome shotgun sequence, a single genomic window includes:
- the LOC139898946 gene encoding serine/threonine-protein kinase PCRK1-like codes for MKCFHFTTGDKKPETENAVVSRSSARVSWARSLSIASSTLDTTRRSEYDSDYTSTEFTDSLGFLELLTQRRANELRVFSFAELKSATKGFNRSLMIGEGGFGCVYKGVVSVAGDSTAAGDDNGDDDGDDGGDRCLDVAIKQLNRNGFQGHKEWINEVNFLGVVNHPNLVKLVGYCAEDDERGIQRLLVYELMSNKSLEDHLLTRGKAPLSWMTRLRIAEGAARGLAYLHEEMDFQLIFRDFKTSNILLDEDFNPKLSDFGLARQGPAAGLSHVSTVVVGTVGYAAPEYVQTGRLTAKSDVWSFGVVLYELITGRRAVERNLPKTEQKLLEWVKPYVSDSKKFHLIIDPRLEGDYSLKSAHKLSSLANKCLTKNPKSRPKMSEVVEMLGSIIDDVSPPQEEPELETQPVADGPEEGPEQMDSGKEVGCGGGNYVRRVFEFKELVSLRNRSCGRLDWKYWTHGSR; via the exons ATGAAGTGTTTTCACTTCACTACCGGCGATAAAAAACCTGAAACCGAAAACGCCGTCGTTTCAAGATCATCCGCTAGGGTTTCATGGGCTCGTTCCCTCAGTATTGCATCCAGCACTCTCGATACAACTCGCCGTTCCGAGTACGATTCCGATTACACATCCACCGAGTTCACTGACTCGTTAGGGTTTCTAGAATTATTAACTCAGCGACGTGCTAATGAACTAAGGGTTTTTAGTTTTGCTGAATTGAAATCTGCTACTAAAGGATTCAATCGTTCGCTTATGATAGGTGAAGGAGGTTTCGGTTGTGTTTATAAAGGTGTTGTTAGTGTCGCCGGAGATAGCACCGCCGCCGGTGATGACAACGGAGATGATGACGGAGATGATGGCGGTGATCGGTGTTTGGATGTTGCCATTAAGCAGCTCAATCGCAATGGATTTCAG GGGCATAAGGAGTGGATTAATGAGGTGAATTTTTTGGGAGTAGTGAATCATCCGAATTTGGTAAAGTTGGTTGGATATTGCGCTGAAGATGATGAAAGAGGGATTCAAAGACTTTTAGTGTACGAGCTTATGAGTAATAAAAGCTTGGAAGATCATTTATTGACTCGAGGGAAAGCTCCTCTTTCGTGGATGACACGTTTACGGATTGCTGAAGGTGCGGCTCGTGGTCTGGCTTACTTACATGAAGAGATGGACTTTCAG TTAATCTTTCGAGATTTTaaaacgtcaaacattcttctgGATGAAGACTTTAACCCGAAGCTCTCAGACTTCGGACTAGCAAGACAGGGTCCCGCTGCTGGTCTAAGCCACGTCTCAACAGTC GTTGTTGGGACAGTAGGTTATGCAGCTCCAGAATACGTACAAACCGGTAGACTAACAGCCAAAAGCGATGTATGGAGCTTCGGTGTTGTTCTCTACGAGCTTATCACGGGCCGGCGAGCAGTAGAACGTAACTTACCTAAAACCGAACAGAAACTCTTGGAATGGGTCAAACCTTACGTCTCAGATTCAAAAAAATTCCACTTAATTATCGACCCGCGTCTTGAAGGAGACTACTCGCTTAAATCAGCTCATAAACTTTCGTCTCTAGCCAATAAATGCTTGACAAAAAACCCGAAATCCCGACCTAAAATGAGCGAGGTCGTTGAGATGCTGGGAAGCATCATTGATGACGTGTCGCCACCTCAAGAAGAACCCGAACTTGAAACTCAGCCTGTTGCGGATGGGCCCGAAGAAGGCCCAGAACAAATGGATTCGGGTAAAGAAGTGGGTTGTGGTGGGGGTAATTATGTGAGACGTGTTTTTGAGTTTAAGGAATTGGTTAGTTTGCGGAATCGATCTTGTGGACGATTGGATTGGAAATATTGGACACACGGGAGTCGCTGA